The stretch of DNA GAAAAAGCATTAACTTCCTTTTTCATGGATCCCCCAGTGCACTTGCGCCCCTCCACCTGAGAGTGTGCTAGGGCAGCAGACGGCTTTTGAGGAGGAGAGGAACTTAGGGACTGCAGTGTGTGCTCAAGGGCATTTGAGAGTTTCTGGTTTTTAGAGAGGACAGCCTGTTTTGTGAAGGTGACTTGAAAGTTGTGTGATTTTAAATGTGACAAAATGTCACCATCTCTCAGAGAGAAGTTCCCTCTCTCATTCTCCGCATTCCACCTTTAGAAAAATAGGTGCCTtgtgagctctttttttttttttccctgagacagagtctcccattgttgcccaggctagagtgagtgccatggtgtcagcctagctcacagcaacctcaatctcctgggctcaagcaatcctgctgcctcagcctccctagtagctgggactacaggcatgcgccaccatgcccggctaatttttctatatatgttagttggccaattaatttctttctatttttagtagagatggggtcttgctcaggctggtttcgaactcctgacctcgagcaatccgcccgcctgggcctcccagagtgccaggattacaggcttgagccaccgcgcccggcctgagcttttaaagagatttatagCAGATGATTAAGTTTTATCTTACCCACTTGGTCCTTGAAAAAGGCTTTTATTGATGGAGTTTCACCTTACAATGTTTTCTGGTCATTGGATTCTTTGGTAGTGTCTCTGCAAAGCTGAGGGGCCCCTTCTGACCAGGCTGACAGACTCAGGCAGTCCCTTTGCTCTCCTGCTCTTCCGACCGAGTGAAATGAATCTACATCCAGAGTTTAGTCTGATGAAGCTGAGGGTCAATGGAGTTCACCTCACCAAGGAGCCTGCAAGAGAGCCACAGAATCCGGCCTGGTGGAGTGGGAAATGGCTCCCACGGAAGCAGCTTTGGCTTGAGCCAGAGGCCTCTGCATAGCTCCTTTTGGCTGTCACGTCAGTGTCAGGCTGAGGGACATACAAGGGCACTTTTCATCTTCAGGCTTAAAGCATTCCATTTGGCAAGATGGGTTGCCATGACTGTGCTTGTGGttgataaacagaataaaaatggtTTTGGTCATGGAGCAGGAGCTGGCAAGAAGGGTAAAATCGGACACCCGCACAAAGTGAGAAAATTACCATGGTGTAAAGCCAGTAGCCTTTGCCAAACTGTAATGGCATGTGATTCTGGACCCGAGCTGGCAGGTGCGGCTGGGACTCTATCACTCCTGGTACCCAGGGAGGAGGTACCTTCCTTGCTCTGCATACCAGATAAGGATATTTTTCATCCCTAGTGCAGGACtcattagaaagaaagaatgtcCAGATCTGTCCTCTGGATCAGGTTTGAGTTTTTGATGTTTGCAAATTTGCAGGCCCGTTGGAACTCCTACAGTTTGATCACGGGCAGTCAAATCCAACTTACTATGTCAGACTGGCCAATCACCAGCTGGTTCTGAGGAAGAAACCTCCAGGGACGCTCCTTCCATCTGCCCACGCAGTGGAGAGGGAGTTCAGGTAAGTTCTCACGGCGAAGGGCACTTGCCCACCTGGCCTCCATGTTGCACACACTCAGCCCTTAGCTGAAAAGTCAGCATTCCATAAAAGTGCCCTGACACGTTTAAAACTGCAATTGGAATCTCTCggttatttcaaatgaaaacacacaacctgatttctttcttttatttctttttttgagacagagtcttgctttgtcgcccaggctagagtgagtgctgtggcatcagcctagctcacagcaacctcaaacacctgggctcaagtgatcctctgcctcagcctcccgagtagctgggactacaggcatgcgccaccatgctcagctaattttttctatatatattagtttgccaattaatttctttctatttatggtagagacagggtctcactcttgctcaggctggttttgaactcctgacctcgaacaatccacccaccctggcctcccagagtgctaggattacaggcgtgagccaccgcgcctggccacaacCTAATTTCATTCAGAAGTTTGGCTTCTCTTTTCTATTCCTAAACCTACAGGAGACTAGATTTTTTTTGGCACTTCTAGATGAAAAAAGGCATTATTgagatgctctttttttttttttttttaattattttttttattttggtatattatgggggtacagattttaaggtttcaataaatgcccatttccccccctccccacaaaagtctgagtctccatcatgaccatcccccagatggtgcacatctcatgaGATGCTCTTTAGTCTTAAAAACTTTCTAGTAAAGATTAAAATCTTTAGGATCTTTAGtcttaaaatcaatatattaGTGGGGCTACATGTGGCCATGAGTGGATAATCATTGAAGCTGGATGATAGGTAATGAGGTTAACTATACACATCTCTCTACCTTtatatgtgtttgaaattttctatactaaaatatttaaaataataaatgtattataaccCATCCCAAGTAAGATAGTTTGTTTTGCAAATAggaaaatttaaacatagaaCATAGGAAAAAACTTCACTCCAAATCCCTTGGCAGGTGGGCCACAAAGCCACAAAAGAGCTCTGGAGTGGGGCTCACTATCCTGGGAGATTTGCCCTGCTTTCTTCTTATTTCAGCTTCTTACGCTCTGCAAAAGGAGAGTTGCAGAGAGTAATAAGGAAAATGGGATttcacctcccagcccctcctcgtTCTTGTTGTTTACTGTCTCTCCTCTTGACCCTTTGGTTCTTACACTCTGCCTTATCCAGGTGTCCTAGGGACTTCTGACTGATAATTATGAAGCCTTAGGGATTGCTCACAGGAGAAAACCTACAGCTATTTCtgggcacttactatgtgcccaTGTAAGAGCAGATGTGTATTTGTGGAAAGAGAGACCCTAAAACTGTAAAACCACCACTCTGTTTTCTATACATCATGCTTGGGATTTCTTTCTACCCATTCCCAGAAGTACCAAGGAATTCTGGAGTGCTAGAATGATATTCAAAAAATCCAGGAAtgcacatctctacaaaaaattaaaaaattagccaggtgttgtggcatacacctgttgtcccagctactcaggaggctgaggtcggaggatcacttgatcgcaggagtttgaggctgtcaTGAGCTATGACCACTGTACTCCATtctgggtgacagcaagaccctgtctcttaaaaaaaaaaaaaaaagatttcttcctTGAATGTTTCATAGAATTCACCACTAAAATCATCTGTGCCAGGAATTTTCTTTAGGAGAAggttttttattatgaattaagTTTAATAAATACAGGGTTactcagatattttatttcatcttattttagtTTTGATAAGTTGGAATTGctaaggaatttttccatttcacctAAGCTGTCGAATTTATTATTCATCATTATTATTCATCATATTaccttattatcctttttttttttttaagataggttCTCGTTCTGTTGTCCATGTTACAGAGCagtgggctcaggtgatcttccagCTTCAGCCTAGCCTgccttttaaagtatatagagtgccgggcgcggtggctcacgcctgtaatcctagctctctgggaggccgaggggggtggattgctcgaggtcaggagttgaaaaccaacctgagcaagagcgagaccctgtgtctactataaatagaaagaaattaattggccaactaatatatatagagaaaaatcagccgggcatggtggcacatgcctgtagtcccagctactcgggaggctgaggcaggaggatcgcttgagcccaggagtttgaggttgctgtgagctaggctgacgccacggcactcactctagcctgggcatcaaagcaagactctgtctcaaaaaaaataaataaataaagtatataggATCTGCATTAATATCCCCTCTTTATCATTCCTGGTATTGATTGTtaatttgttctctctctctctctttctctctctcatcattCTAGCTAGGTATGTATCAATTGTGTTGATCTATTCAAAGAACCAATGTTTggttttgttaattgtttctgtttttactttattcCTACTGTTAATTTTATTCCCTTTCCTCTACTTACTCTGGgtttatttttaccttcttaaGATGTAACCTTAAGTCAGtgaatatctttcttcttttctaatacatttaAAGTTGTAAGTTTCTTTCTAAGCACTTCATAGCTGCATTctgcaaattttatatttttgttattctaatTTGAAATATAGAAGTATGTTGtctagttttcaaatatttggtttttttctagaTACCACACATTGGTTTAGTCATattctagtttaattccactgagatctgagaaatATTCTGCAagatttcaatatttattgaaatttaatgaGACTTATTTTATGGATCAGCACATGATTCATCTTGGTAAACATATTACATATACTtggaaataatatgtattttgcaaTTGCTGAGTGAGTGTTCTAGAAATATCCATGAAGTCAAGTTGGTTGGTAGTGTTGTTCAGATCTATGTCTTTAGATAAAGCTCTTGGTCTAGTTCTATCATTACTGAGAAAGGGGTGTGAAAATCCCAACTATGATTGTGGATTTGTCCACTTTTCTCTTTAATTGGGAATCATTTTTACTTCATGTATTTCTAAGCTATGTTTAAAGCACATATGTATTTATGATTGTAATATCTTCCTGATAATTAACTGTTGTATTGTTTTGAAATGTCTTTGTCTCTTGTAATACTCTGCCTGAAAGCCCACTTTATCTGGTACTGAAGTAGCCACACCGGCTTCTTTATACTTAGCAATTGCACAGTACTTTCCTTTCTAGCCTTTCATTTTCAacctatctatatttttatatttaaagcataactcttatagacatcataTAGTCAGCTCATATATTGATATGTTTGATTTAGATCTATGACTTcaccatttgttttttgtttatccCATCTGTTTTGTGTTCTTATCTACTTTTGGgtcaattgaatattttttagaattccatttcaatttatgcctgtactaatttttaaatcagaaaagtaATTTCAAGAACATTTCATCAGTTCTGCCAGCAGTTATTCTTATGTTATTTTGTTCTGGCAGGATTATGAAAGCCCTTGCAAAGGCTGGAGTACCTGTCCCTAACGTCATTGACCTCTGTGAAGATTCAAGGTAAAGCTCAGATGTACTTTTGCCATTGCATATTCAACCTACAGGAGTGAAAAGCCTATTTGCTAATTCAAATTCCAGATTGttcaagacaaataaaatttggGTAGGAGAGAAAAGAGACTTTATAGCAACCTCCCCCAGAAGTTCTCAGATTTTTAAGTTATCCTGAAAGATCAACATATGCCTGCTTTTATGAGATTGGTAGAAAACATCTTTTTGAacattccaaaaatatatattcatctaGTTTCATGTTgcttgtttttgttaattttttattgtggtctTTCTAAACTATTTGAAACAGCTTTGTAacaagtcttttctctttttgcccaactttttatttttttgagatagagtctcgctttgttgcccaggctagagtgagtgctgtggcgtcagcctagctcacagcaacctcaaactcctgggctcaagcaatcctcctgcctcagcctcccgagtagctgggactacaggcatgagccaccatgcccggctgattttttctgtatatattagttggccaattaatttctttctatttatagtagagatggggtctcactcttgctcaggctggtttcgaactcctgaccttgagcaggctgcccacctaggcctcccagagtgctaggattacaggtgtgagccatcgcacccggcctTTGCCCAACTTTTTATAATTACGAAAATTTGGAAACATACAGAAAaggtgaaagaggaaaaaatagtgtAATAAATACCTATTTATGCTTTACCTAGATTAaaacattattaacattttgccacatttgctttctgtgtatatatgtatatgtgtataatatatatgtaattatttttttgactGACCTTTTGTAGTAAGTTTCAGACGGCACACATCTCTTTAGATAAAGATGTTTTCTTCCATAACCACAGCCCCATTATTTTACCTaagataattaataataatttaataatattatttaatatctacACCATCTTTGAATTTCCGCAATTATCCCAGAGATGTCTTTTGTAAGTTTTTCAACTcaggataaatatttataatggtagaattttcaaaataattttttatttttttattttattattttttttttgagacagagtctcactctgttgcccagggtagagtgtcatggcatcagcctagcttacagcaacctcaaactcctgggctcaagcaattcttctgcctcagcctcccgagtagctggggctgcaggcatgtgtcaccatgcccggctaatttcttctatatatattagttggccaattaatttctttctatttatagtagagactgggtcttgctcttgctcaggctggtttcgaactcctgaccttgagcaatccacccacctaggcctcccagagtgctaggattacaggcatgagctactatgcccagcccaaaataattttttagagtagtAAACTGACTACTAGTAATGACTAAAAGGTAGATTAATTACATGTCAGCAGGTCACTTTAATACTACTGGGTAGTGTATGTTATACAGTTCCTACTACCAAAACATGattaaaacaactcaataacaagaagGGATATTTATTGAAGCCTCATTGGAACCGGACACCAGGCCAGGCACTGTATATATTTGCTCACTTAATTTTTACAATTACCTTTGAAGTCAGTAtgttttacagatttaaaaacaacaaaaaatcccacCAAAGCATAAAGGGAGAAAATGGTCCTGgacaaataagaacaaaaaagcagaaaaaaaaaaaaaaaaaaaacagaaaagaaaaaaccccaaaccccaaagctcagagaggtttgGTAAGTTTCTCAGGGTCACACTGCTAGTAAAGAGCAGAGGTGGGATTTATACCTGGTTCTGTAGGACTCTAAAGTCTCCCTCATATCCTCGCCACTTTCTACATTGTCACACTTAAACCCATTCTGATGGCTTCTACAAATGGATCAAAGATAAGAGAGCAGCATGGTGGCAAagaagtatatgtgtgtgtgtgtgtgtgtgtgtgtgtgtgtgtgtgtgtgtgtgtgtgtgtgtgtcagctgGGAGAAGGGATATTTCTATGCCCTGTGCTTATGtgcaaaggaaaaaggaagtgtTCAGTCTTCTGGGTCTGAACTCTGCACCAGCACTCAACCCGTACACCCAGGGACAGTTAGAGCAGGGCCATGACTCACAGCCCTCCACATTAGCAGTTGGGCCCCTGAAACACCCTGTCTGTTTCATCCCTTCCAGCATCATTGGTACCCCCTTCTATTTGATGGAGTACTGCCCAGGTGTCATCTATAAAGACCCTTCCCTGCCAGGCTTGGAGCCCAGCCAGAGGCGAGCCATATACACTGCCATGAACAGAGTCCTGTGCAAAATCCACAGTGTGGACCTCCAGGCTGCAGGCCTGGAAGACTACGGGAAGCATGGTGAGCTAGAGGCACATTGCCCATGCTGGTTATTTTATCACTAGCAGCTCTGCTTTTAAGATTCGAATGGTTTCAGCTATTCACACACCAGGTGTTTGCTAAATGTAAAGTGAACTTCAGCTTCTTCCTTGGAAATCCAGTGTAGTTTTAATGAGGTGTTGCTGACTTGGACATTTTAGCCTTGGATAAATCCCTTCACAGACTAACTATATGGACTACAGAATCTCTCTCCTCTACAACTTTTATCTCACTAGaccatttaaatttttgttttttctgatacTGGCCAAGggtatttaagatatttttcgtTTCCAATAGCGTGCATGCAAACGTGAACGTTCCTAAAACCCGCTGGACTTTCTGTAAGAAATGTGGCAAGCACCAACCCCACAAAGTGACACAGTACAAGAAGGGCAAGGATTCTCTGTATGCCCAGGGAAAGCGGCGTTATGATAGGAAGCAGAGTGGCTATGGTGGGCAGACTAAGCCGGTTTTCTGGGAAAAGactaaaactacaaagaagattGTGCTGAGGCTTGAGTGTGTCAAGCCCAACTGCAGATCTAAGAGAATGCTGGCTATTAAGAGATGCAAGCATTTTGAACTGGGAGgagataagaagagaaagggcCAAGTAATCCAGTTCTAAGcgtcttttatttattatgaagacaataaaatcttgaagttaaaaaaaaaggatatttaagaTACATTTTGCTCCAATTTTCACCCCTTcccataaatattcttttcaacagTGATAGttttttggtcttgttttttagagacagggtctcactctgttacccaggctagagtgcagtggtattgtcatagctcacagcaacctcaaactcctgggctcaagcaatcctactgcctcagcctcccgagtagctgggactacaggcatgtgccaccatgcccggctaacttttgctatgtatttttagttggccaattaatttctttctatttttagtagagatggggtctcgctcttgctcaggctggtctcgaattcctgagctcaaaggatcctcttgccttggcctcccagagtgctaggattacaggcatgagccaccatgcccagcccacatTTGACTTCTTATGGTAGTTTTCAAACTAACAGAAACGTTAAAATAGTACAATGAATAACAATATGCCTACCACTAATCTCAACAATGGTTaacttttgccatatttgctgcttatctctctctctcatattatatatagatatgtatatatgtatatttgtatgatTAACAAAGTTGTATCAAGACAAAGTTGTAGAGACTATGACACTTCATTCCTAAATACTTTAATAtgagttttctaaaaataaggacatttcGTACCATCATCATATCCAAGAACATTTGCCATTTTAAGTGGGTTTTTTTCCAAATCAGGATCCAATCAGGGAATCTAGAACAGTCTcccacttgttttttttaaattattatttttttttttttgagacaagagtctcactctgttgcctgatctagagtgccgtggcgtcagcctagctcacagcaacctcagactcctgggctcaaacgatcctctcgccccggcctcctgagtagctgggactacaggcacatgccactgcacctggctaattttttctgtttttagttggttggctaattttttctatttatagtaaagatagggtctcgctcttgctcaggctggtcttgaactcctgagctaaagcagtcctcctgccttgacctcccaaaatgctaggattacaggcataagccactgtgcccggcctttaATGAACTTTTTAAGAGACCAAGTCAGTTGTTTTACAGATTTGTCTCTGTTATTTCCTTGTGGTTTCATTTATTGCTATCTTCTATTTCTTGTAATTCTTAAAAACTGGCAGATAGTCCTAAAGGCTTGATTCGTTTCCAATTAAATTCCTACGGATTTTGATCTCCACGTCTCACAGCCCAGGGCATCCTCCACAGGGCCAGCATTTCGATGCAGTGGACTCTGCAGAAGGAGGCTGACTTCTCTGTCCTTGTCTTCAAAGGCTTCATCGTCTggggaacatttttcttttagataaggAGTGAAGGCTTGGCTTAGAGCCAGGGACCtaacacttttttttattaattattatgttattaatagtGGCAATTAGTAATTGTCAATTGACAGCTAATAATAGGGACATTAATAATGGCCACCACCTGTAGGGCAGCCTTCTCTGCTGGCACCGTGCTTGGTGCATCATGTATGGATTTCACGTAGTCTTCTCGACAACCCTGCGGAACACAGGCATCAGTATTCTTGCTGCACCAGTGAAGCAGtggtggctcagagaggttaaaccaAGTGAGGAGCTAGACCATGGCCTGGGTTGACTCCAGAATTCATTCTGGTTTATGTTCCTAGACGTAACTTTCGAGTCCCTTAACTGTGGCATCTCTTGAGTTTCTTAGCAAGCAGCTGATTGGTAATGGTAAACACTCATGTTGTACTCACCACATGCCAAGAACAGTTCCAAGGGCTGTATTTTATCCTCCCAACAGCTCTGTGA from Microcebus murinus isolate Inina chromosome 22, M.murinus_Inina_mat1.0, whole genome shotgun sequence encodes:
- the LOC105878697 gene encoding large ribosomal subunit protein eL42-like, whose protein sequence is PRVFKIFFVSNSVHANVNVPKTRWTFCKKCGKHQPHKVTQYKKGKDSLYAQGKRRYDRKQSGYGGQTKPVFWEKTKTTKKIVLRLECVKPNCRSKRMLAIKRCKHFELGGDKKRKGQVIQF